Proteins from one Setaria italica strain Yugu1 chromosome V, Setaria_italica_v2.0, whole genome shotgun sequence genomic window:
- the LOC101753681 gene encoding uncharacterized protein LOC101753681 → MGSSEEDVRQFMLDEEELDDELFFVIVPVVMSCLYDEKIPEHTSSLPGATKVKEILEGHKNWCKSEFRMEVEIFRAIANLLRAENLLHDTRGVKIEEQLGIFLFMLSHNASIEMLKKTFQHSGETIHRKVNEVFDIIPTLTHRFVKLPNPNQTHAKILSNPRFMPFFQNCIGAIDGTHIPITLNEDKAPPFRNRKGTLSQNVMSACDFDLKFTFISCGWEGSASDAGVLRSALTKGFHVPPGKFYLVDGKYANTPSFIASCRGVRYHLDNFRRRGSSQRNEYANYKELFNHQHARLRNHIERAFGVLKKRFSILKVGTHYPIETQIKIPTAAAAVFHNIIRAHNGQDKLARSPTTIYQSNHFC, encoded by the exons ATGGGTTCTTCGGAGGAGGATGTTAGGCAGTTCATGTTAGATGAGGAAGAATTGGACGATGAACTTTTCTTTGTTATTGTCCCTGTTGTCATGTCATGTCTCTATGATGAAAAGATACCAGAACACACGTCATCTCTTCCTGGTGCCACAAAGGTCAAAGAAATCCTAGAAGGCCACAAAAATTGGTGCAAGTCAGAGTTTAGAATGGAGGTTGAGATCTTTAGAGCTATAGCAAATCTTCTCAGAGCAGAAAACTTATTACACGACACACGTGGTGTTAAGATTGAGGAGCAATTAGGAATATTTTTGTTCATGCTCTCCCATAATGCTAGCATTGAAATGCTAAAGAAAACATTCCAACACAGTGGTGAGACAATTCATAGGAAAGTCAATGAGGTCTTCGATATAATTCCAACATTGACTCATAGATTCGTCAAGCTTCcaaatccaaaccaaacacatgccaAGATTTTATCAAACCCTCGGTTCATGCCGTTCTTCCAG AACTGCATTGGCGCCATCGATGGGACACATATCCCTATTACGCTCAATGAAGATAAGGCCCCTCCTTTTAGAAACAGAAAAGGGACATTGTCCCAGAATGTTATGTCCGCTTGTGACTTTGATCTCAAATTCACTTTCATCTCTTGTGGGTGGGAAGGATCTGCGTCTGATGCAGGAGTCCTACGTTCTGCTCTTACGAAGGGGTTTCATGTACCGCCAGGGAAATTCTATCTTGTAGATGGCAAATATGCTAACACTCCATCATTCATAGCATCGTGTCGAGGAGTTAGGTACCACCTTGACAACTTTAGAAGGCGTGGATCATCGCAGAGAAATGAGTATGCAAACTACAAGGAGTTGTTTAATCATCAGCATGCACGACTTCGGAATCATATTGAAAGGGCATTTGGGGTGTTGAAAAAACGGTTTTCAATTCTGAAAGTGGGAACACACTATCCAATTGAGACTCAGATCAAGATTcctacagcagcagcagcggtatTTCACAATATAATTAGAGCACACAATGGGCAAGATAAATTGGCTAGATCACCAACCACAATATATCAATCCAACCACTTTTGTTGA